The Polyangium aurulentum genomic interval GAGGAAGGGCAGCAAGGCGAGCACAGCCCAGCGCGCCCCCGCCCCCGTTTCGCTCGCCAACCGGCACCCGCAACCGTCGGTACCACCCCCCATAATCACGCCGCCTCCCGCACCCGTCGCCGTGCCGCTGCCGGCGCTACCTCCATCGCCACCGCCGCCGCCATTGCCGCCGCCGCCATTGCCGCCGCTGCCCCCGGCGCCGCTGCTCGAGGAGCCGCCAGCCATGCAAGCCCCGCCGAGGCACGTGCCGCCGGGACAAGGCGTGCCGTCGGGTTTGGCCGTGTCCATACATTGACCCGACTGCGCCTCACAAACGCTCGGCTCGTGGCACGCGTCGGACGTCGGGCATACGACCGGGCTGCCCGGCGCGCAGGTGCCCGCCTGGCAGGTATCCTCGCTCGTGCAGAGATCGCCATCGTCGCACGCCGTCCCGGTGAGCAACGCGCAGACGCCGTCCGACGCCGCGCCGCCGGCCACCGTGCACGCGTCGCACGCGCCGGCGCTGCAGGCCGTATCGCAGCAGACGCCGTCGGCGCAAAAGCCGCTCGCGCATTCGTCTGCATCGACGCATGCGCTGCCGAGCGGGGAGGGTAGGACATAGCGCTCGGCGCTCGTCATCGAGAACGACGCGTCTCCATGGCCGCCCGTCACGAGCACATCACCGCTGGCGAGCAGCGTCGCGCTGTGGTGCTCGCGCGCCGCGGTCATCGTGCCCGCCGGCTCCCACATATTGGTTGCAGGGTCATAGATCTCCGCGGTCCCGAGGATTTTCCCGCCGCCCCAGCCGCCCGTGACGAGCACCTCGCCGCTGTCGAGCAAGGTCGCCGTCTGCCCATGACGCGCCTCGCTCAACGAGCCCGCGGCCGACCAGGTGTTCGTGGCCGGATCGTAGAGCTCGGCGCTCGCCAGGGGCTGGCTGCCGGTGCCGCCGGCGACGAGCACCTTGCCATTGGGAAGCAAGGTCGCGGTATGCTCCGATCGATCCTGCATCATGCTCGGCACAGCCGACCAGCCATCCGTCGCCGGGTCATAAAGCTCGACGCTGTTCGGCCCAGAGATGCTGCCGCCGGCGACGAGCACCTTGCCATTCGGAAGCAGGGTCGCCGTGTGGTTCCAGCGGCCCGTGGTCGGGGCTGCCGCGGGGAATATGATGAACGTGAGCGCTTCGAAGAGCTCCGCGCTCTTCTGCGCGCCGCCCATGAGCGCGTTGGTGCCCCCCAAGACGAGCACGGTTTCATTGGGGAGCACGGTTGCGGTGGCGCGGGTCCGGGCGACCTTGAGATCGCTCCCGTAGTACCAGGCGCCGCTCGCCGTGTCATAAACCTCGGCTCTCGCGAGCGGCATTCCAGCGGCCTCGCCGCCGGTGACCCACACGAAGCCATTGACGAACACGGCGGTGTGCGACATGCGGGGCTTCGACAAGGAGCCCGTCGCGGTCCAGGTGTTCGTCGCTGGATCGTAGATCTCCGCGCTCGCCGTGGCGGCCCCGGCGCTCTCTCCACCCGCGACGAGCACCTTGCCATCCGGCAGCCGGGTCGCCGTGTGCCACCTGCGGTCGGTATTCATCATGGCAGCGGGGACCCACAGGGGATCGACCAGCACCTCCTCTGCATCGGCGTCCACGTGCAGCTCGAAGGTCGTCCCTTTCGCGACGAGCCACACGCCCACGCTCCGGCCCTCGGCCGCATACGCGGCCGGCGCGGTGACCGTGAGACGCACGACGCCGACGGGATCGACGATTTCCACACGATCGCCACGTTGCCGCGCCGTCATCTCGTCGAGCTGCCATGCCGCCACCGCTTCTCCAGCGCGCACCGCGGATGCTTCGAGGTGGAGCCATTCCTCCACGCCTTCCGGGGCGCGCGTCCAGAAGGACGTGCCTCCTCGGCGTGGATAGGCCACCGCGTGGTCGGTCAGCACGCCTTTCCCTTGCGTGCCGATCTCGTGCACACGCACCTCGACCCCGCCGAACCCGCGGAAGCGGATCGTCTCGTGACCCTCTCGCGGCAGGGTGACGAGCGCGCGCGAGGAGGCGCTCGCCTCCGACGTGTCCGAAAGCGAGAAGCTCGCGTCCGTGGCGCGTATCCGCGCGTCCTGGTCGAGCACCTGCGCTGCTCGATCGGGAAATCGTCGTCGGAGGGCGCTCGCGGGCGAAAGCTCCTGCGTCGCCGGTTCGCCTCCGCAAGCGCCGCCGAACGACGCCGCGAAAAGGATGAGCCAAGTAAAACGGGGGACGCCGGGCGTCCGGATGTCGCGTTCCATTGCGGCATCCTAGGGCAATCTCCGCGGGGTATTCAAGCGCCGCGACATGCTCCTCTCGCGCTGCCACCGTGGCTCTCGCCTCCTGTCCAGAAACGGCAGCGACCTGTCCACGAACGGCAAGATAAGCGGGCGGGTGCATTCTTTGTGCTTGCATCCTCGCGGAGGGCGACGGAGAACCTGGCGCCAGGGGGGGTTCCTACCCGTGAACGGAACGTCGAGCGCTCCGCGCTCGAAAAAAGGATCCCATGGCGACGAACACTGATCTGGACTTCGAGACTGCATACGAGATCGGCTGCGAGGGATATACCTATCTCTATCCCATCGTCTTGATGGACGTGACGCGCCGGCAGATGACGAACGTCAAGGAGGTCGACCTCGCCACCAAGCGAGCCCCGCCCAACGTGTTCGTGAATAGAAACCGCTTCCCGGGTCCGGAAGACCGCGCCGTGGTGCGCCCCAACTTCGACACGCTCTATTCGAGCGCGTGGCTCGATCTCGGGCGCGAGCCCATGGTCGTCAAGGTCCCTGCGTCCGGGGAGCGCTTCTACCTCTTGCCCATGCTCGACATGTGGACGGACGTCTTCGCCTGCCCCGGCCCGCGCACGACGGGGACCGCGGCCCAGCAGCTCGTCATCGTCGGCCCGGGGTGGAAAGGGACGATCGACCCGGCCCTGAACCTGCAACGGATCGACGCGTCGACGCCGTACGTGTGGATCATCGGACGAACGCAGTGCAACGGAGAATCCGACTACGCCAGCGTGCACGAGTTCCAGAATGGCCTCGAGATCATCCCTCTCTCCGCCTACGAGGCCGGGCAGCAGCCGCCGCCGCCCGTCGGGTCGGACACCGACGACATCGGCCACGAAGAGCCGCTGGTGATCGTGGAGAAGATGACCCCCGAGGCGTTCTTCGCCTATGGCGCGGACCTGATGTGCCGGAATCCGGCGCACTTCAACGACTACCCCATCCTCGCGCGCCTGGCGCGGGCGGGCTTCGTGGCGGGCCGGCCGTTCGACCTGAATGCAGCCCCGGCGGCGGTGCAAGACGCCTTCAGGAAAGCGGCCCCCGATGCCCTCGCCCGGATGAAGGAGAAGCAGTTCTCCATCACGCCGCTGACGGATGGCTGGGTCTACCCGAACGAGCTGATGGGGACCTACGGGACGAGCTACCTCCGCCGCGCGATCATTGCCCTGATCGGACTGGGCGCCAATCTCCCGGAGGACGCGATCTACCCGACCGCCTACGTGGACTCCACGAGCACCGCGCTGGACAGCGCCATGCCTTACACGCTGCGCTTCGAGGCCGACAAAGTGCCGCCGGTGAACGCCTTCTGGTCCGTGACGCTGTACGACGAGCAGGGATACCAGGTCCCGAACGCCCTCGACCGCTTCTCGCTGGGCACGCGAAACGACCTGGCCAAGGGCCCCGATGGCTCCGTGACGCTGTACGTCCAGCGCTCCATGGACGAGGCCGATCCGAGGCGGTCGAATTGGCTGCCGGCACCCCAGCAGGGCGTGTACAACCTCACGATGCGGCTGTACTCACCGAAGCAGACGGCGGTCAATGCAGATTGGCACCCGCCCGCGGTCTCGCGCGCCTAACGTTTCCGGTCATCCCGGGAGAGGCGCGGCAGGCCCGCGGCCACGCGCCCCGCGAACAGCGTCTCGGAGGGGCTCTCACCGAACCAGCGCTTGTATTCAACGCTGAACCGCCCCGGGTTCCCGAGCCCGAGCGCGGCCACGACGCCCGCGACCGACGTG includes:
- a CDS encoding DUF1254 domain-containing protein, with protein sequence MATNTDLDFETAYEIGCEGYTYLYPIVLMDVTRRQMTNVKEVDLATKRAPPNVFVNRNRFPGPEDRAVVRPNFDTLYSSAWLDLGREPMVVKVPASGERFYLLPMLDMWTDVFACPGPRTTGTAAQQLVIVGPGWKGTIDPALNLQRIDASTPYVWIIGRTQCNGESDYASVHEFQNGLEIIPLSAYEAGQQPPPPVGSDTDDIGHEEPLVIVEKMTPEAFFAYGADLMCRNPAHFNDYPILARLARAGFVAGRPFDLNAAPAAVQDAFRKAAPDALARMKEKQFSITPLTDGWVYPNELMGTYGTSYLRRAIIALIGLGANLPEDAIYPTAYVDSTSTALDSAMPYTLRFEADKVPPVNAFWSVTLYDEQGYQVPNALDRFSLGTRNDLAKGPDGSVTLYVQRSMDEADPRRSNWLPAPQQGVYNLTMRLYSPKQTAVNADWHPPAVSRA
- a CDS encoding kelch repeat-containing protein gives rise to the protein MERDIRTPGVPRFTWLILFAASFGGACGGEPATQELSPASALRRRFPDRAAQVLDQDARIRATDASFSLSDTSEASASSRALVTLPREGHETIRFRGFGGVEVRVHEIGTQGKGVLTDHAVAYPRRGGTSFWTRAPEGVEEWLHLEASAVRAGEAVAAWQLDEMTARQRGDRVEIVDPVGVVRLTVTAPAAYAAEGRSVGVWLVAKGTTFELHVDADAEEVLVDPLWVPAAMMNTDRRWHTATRLPDGKVLVAGGESAGAATASAEIYDPATNTWTATGSLSKPRMSHTAVFVNGFVWVTGGEAAGMPLARAEVYDTASGAWYYGSDLKVARTRATATVLPNETVLVLGGTNALMGGAQKSAELFEALTFIIFPAAAPTTGRWNHTATLLPNGKVLVAGGSISGPNSVELYDPATDGWSAVPSMMQDRSEHTATLLPNGKVLVAGGTGSQPLASAELYDPATNTWSAAGSLSEARHGQTATLLDSGEVLVTGGWGGGKILGTAEIYDPATNMWEPAGTMTAAREHHSATLLASGDVLVTGGHGDASFSMTSAERYVLPSPLGSACVDADECASGFCADGVCCDTACSAGACDACTVAGGAASDGVCALLTGTACDDGDLCTSEDTCQAGTCAPGSPVVCPTSDACHEPSVCEAQSGQCMDTAKPDGTPCPGGTCLGGACMAGGSSSSGAGGSGGNGGGGNGGGGGDGGSAGSGTATGAGGGVIMGGGTDGCGCRLASETGAGARWAVLALLPFLRRRRRACAR